A genomic region of Desulfosarcina ovata subsp. ovata contains the following coding sequences:
- a CDS encoding MFS transporter: MKPHRKAVWGWAMYDWANSAFATTVMAGFFPVFFKQYWSSGVDVNLSTARLGVGNAAAGLLVALAAPILGAVADRGCARKRFLTLFAYLGVLMTAALYFVGQGQWALAVVVYALGVIGFSGANIFYDALLPQVAGEKDVDFVSGFGFSMGYLGGGLLFLINVLMVMMPARFGLADAGQAVQVGFLSVALWWGGFTLFTLCWVPETAKASADRTGIWSGGFAQLRHTFGRIRHMKTVLLFLCAYWLYIDGVDTIIRMAVDYGMSLGFAANDLLLALLITQFVGFPAALAFGRLGQRTGPRRGIYIALAVYVAATFFGISMTRKEEFYVLAVVIGLVQGGIQALSRSYYARLIPADKPAEFYGFYNMLGKFAAIIGPVLVGGVGLLMRRLLMPPSPTAEQAAAVGALAARWSIASVLILFAAGAVLLYFVDEEKGRAQAALLED, from the coding sequence ATGAAGCCACACCGAAAAGCCGTCTGGGGCTGGGCCATGTACGACTGGGCCAATTCCGCCTTTGCCACCACCGTGATGGCGGGTTTTTTTCCTGTCTTTTTCAAACAATACTGGAGTTCCGGGGTCGACGTCAACCTGAGTACCGCCAGGCTGGGTGTGGGCAATGCGGCCGCCGGATTGCTGGTGGCCCTGGCCGCGCCGATTCTGGGGGCCGTGGCCGACCGGGGCTGCGCGCGCAAGCGTTTCCTCACGCTGTTCGCCTACCTGGGCGTGCTGATGACCGCCGCCCTCTATTTTGTCGGTCAGGGGCAGTGGGCGCTGGCCGTGGTGGTTTACGCCCTGGGGGTGATCGGTTTTTCCGGCGCCAATATTTTCTACGACGCGCTCCTTCCCCAGGTGGCCGGTGAAAAGGATGTGGATTTTGTCTCGGGGTTCGGTTTTTCCATGGGCTACCTGGGCGGCGGCCTGCTGTTTTTAATCAACGTGCTGATGGTAATGATGCCGGCGCGTTTCGGACTGGCCGATGCCGGCCAGGCGGTGCAGGTCGGATTTCTCAGCGTGGCCCTCTGGTGGGGCGGCTTTACGCTTTTCACCCTTTGCTGGGTTCCCGAAACAGCAAAGGCATCCGCGGACCGCACCGGCATCTGGTCCGGCGGGTTCGCCCAGCTCAGGCACACCTTCGGCCGCATCCGGCACATGAAGACCGTACTGCTGTTTCTTTGCGCCTACTGGCTATACATCGACGGCGTGGACACGATTATCCGCATGGCCGTGGATTATGGCATGAGCCTGGGGTTCGCCGCCAACGACCTGCTGCTGGCGCTGCTGATCACCCAGTTCGTCGGGTTTCCGGCGGCGTTGGCCTTCGGACGCCTGGGGCAGCGCACGGGGCCGCGGCGGGGAATCTACATCGCCCTTGCGGTATACGTGGCGGCCACGTTTTTCGGAATCAGCATGACCCGCAAAGAGGAGTTCTACGTTCTCGCGGTGGTGATCGGCCTGGTCCAGGGCGGCATCCAGGCTCTCTCCCGATCGTACTATGCGCGCCTGATCCCGGCGGACAAGCCGGCCGAGTTCTACGGGTTTTACAACATGCTGGGCAAGTTTGCCGCCATCATCGGACCGGTGCTGGTGGGCGGTGTCGGCCTGTTGATGCGCCGGCTATTGATGCCGCCATCCCCGACCGCCGAACAGGCTGCCGCCGTCGGTGCGCTGGCCGCTCGCTGGAGTATCGCCTCGGTGCTGATCCTGTTTGCCGCCGGCGCCGTCCTGCTCTATTTTGTGGATGAGGAGAAGGGGCGGGCCCAGGCGGCGCTTTTGGAAGATTGA